A genomic region of Leptolyngbya sp. NIES-2104 contains the following coding sequences:
- a CDS encoding polysaccharide biosynthesis tyrosine autokinase gives MSLNALEQIDFQNYWLIVKRRWKPTAAIFAVALIGSSIIASLQKPSYVADGKLLLRANRLPSLTGLGGESAGRISNLTMQSNPVRTEAQTVLSRPIIQRTIDALKLTDASGKPLHPDSLARSIKVKDVSGTDVLEITYEDQNAAKAAAVINQVMKEYLASNLQDNRSEAIAAREFIAEQLPKTEANVRQAESALRRFKEDSGVADIKGEEDRLTETVGEIEKQIAATNTELAETDTRYGTLSGTLNMSPERAIDINALSQDSKVQQLSKQLQETETQLELERTRFTGKHPAIANLEQRVSTLQGLLQERITQTVGDGSVSESELAPGDIRQGLMKDFVNAEVQRLSLSSRLASLTNTRDAYRNRVRQVPRLEQSQRELQRRLEAAQSTYESLLKKLQEVELTEKQNVGTARIIEQAAVPDAPARSTANLIIMMGAVIATLISLAAITFLELRDKSIKTLKEARDLFGYTWLGTIPYFGKPVPNRSNKLEWSIPELPVRDAPRSTVSASYRMLQANLKFLSLDEKLKSIVITSSVPREGKSTVAANLAATMATLGRRTLLIDADLHHPSQHHIWHLTNVSGLSHLIVEQNRGRDSIVPVMDNLDVLTCGVIPPNPLALLDSKRMASLIESFEQQYDFVIVDAPPLIVAAEALTLGKIADGVLLVARPGVVDHASAVTAKELLEQSSQNVLGMVINGAISENEVQKSYYDHDDYIETSAAGVL, from the coding sequence ATGTCTCTCAACGCCCTAGAGCAGATTGACTTTCAAAATTACTGGTTAATTGTAAAACGCCGCTGGAAACCAACTGCTGCGATCTTTGCGGTAGCGTTAATAGGTTCAAGCATCATTGCTTCCCTACAAAAGCCGAGCTATGTAGCAGATGGCAAACTACTGCTGCGAGCGAATCGTCTTCCTTCACTAACCGGTCTAGGCGGCGAATCGGCTGGACGCATCTCGAATCTGACGATGCAAAGCAATCCGGTGCGAACAGAAGCCCAAACTGTTCTATCACGTCCGATTATTCAGCGCACCATTGATGCGCTGAAGCTAACCGATGCTTCCGGTAAACCGTTACATCCTGATTCACTCGCTCGATCGATTAAGGTCAAAGATGTTTCCGGCACAGATGTTCTCGAAATCACTTACGAAGATCAAAATGCTGCAAAAGCGGCGGCTGTGATCAATCAAGTGATGAAAGAGTACCTTGCCAGCAATCTGCAAGACAATCGCTCTGAAGCGATCGCAGCACGAGAATTTATCGCCGAACAGCTTCCAAAAACAGAAGCGAATGTTCGACAAGCAGAATCCGCCCTGCGTCGATTCAAAGAAGACAGCGGTGTGGCTGACATCAAAGGCGAAGAAGATCGCTTAACCGAAACAGTCGGTGAAATCGAAAAGCAAATTGCAGCAACAAACACAGAACTAGCAGAGACGGATACTCGATACGGTACGCTGTCTGGCACGTTAAACATGAGTCCAGAACGTGCGATCGACATCAATGCACTGAGCCAAGATTCTAAAGTTCAGCAATTGTCTAAACAGCTTCAAGAGACTGAAACTCAATTAGAGCTAGAACGAACTCGATTTACCGGAAAGCATCCGGCGATCGCAAATTTAGAACAACGAGTTTCTACCCTACAAGGATTGCTCCAAGAGCGAATTACTCAAACAGTAGGAGATGGTTCAGTCTCAGAAAGTGAGCTTGCACCCGGAGACATTCGGCAAGGCTTGATGAAAGATTTTGTAAACGCTGAAGTACAGCGTCTTTCTTTGAGTAGTCGCCTAGCTTCTTTGACGAACACTCGTGATGCTTACCGCAATCGAGTCCGACAAGTGCCCCGACTCGAACAATCGCAGCGAGAGCTTCAACGCCGTTTAGAAGCTGCACAATCGACCTATGAATCGCTGTTGAAAAAGCTTCAGGAAGTAGAACTCACCGAGAAGCAAAATGTCGGTACGGCGCGAATTATTGAACAAGCTGCTGTGCCTGACGCTCCCGCTCGATCGACCGCAAATCTGATTATCATGATGGGCGCGGTGATTGCGACTTTGATTTCGTTAGCAGCAATTACCTTCTTAGAACTGCGCGACAAATCGATCAAAACGCTCAAAGAAGCTCGCGACCTGTTTGGATACACCTGGCTGGGAACGATTCCTTACTTTGGTAAGCCTGTCCCGAATCGATCGAACAAACTCGAATGGTCGATTCCAGAACTTCCTGTTCGTGATGCACCGCGATCAACGGTGAGCGCTTCCTATCGAATGCTGCAAGCAAATCTCAAATTTTTGAGCCTTGATGAAAAGCTGAAGAGCATCGTGATCACAAGTTCTGTTCCGCGTGAAGGAAAGTCTACCGTTGCAGCAAATCTGGCGGCAACCATGGCGACTTTGGGACGCAGAACATTGTTAATCGATGCTGACCTGCATCATCCGTCACAACATCACATCTGGCATCTGACGAATGTTTCAGGCTTAAGTCACCTGATTGTCGAGCAAAATCGAGGACGCGACTCGATCGTGCCTGTGATGGATAATCTCGATGTGTTGACCTGCGGCGTGATTCCACCGAATCCATTAGCACTGCTCGATTCTAAACGGATGGCATCTTTGATCGAATCGTTCGAGCAGCAGTATGATTTCGTGATCGTCGATGCTCCGCCATTGATTGTTGCAGCCGAAGCGCTAACACTTGGAAAGATCGCTGATGGAGTGTTGCTGGTTGCGCGTCCGGGTGTGGTCGATCATGCAAGTGCAGTCACTGCGAAAGAACTCTTAGAGCAATCGTCTCAGAATGTTCTGGGGATGGTGATCAATGGTGCTATCTCTGAAAATGAGGTGCAAAAATCCTACTACGATCACGATGATTACATTGAAACCTCTGCGGCAGGAGTGCTCTAA
- a CDS encoding oligosaccharide flippase family protein, with the protein MSLRSKVMRGSAYLVFREGLGMLISIGNVLLVTRSIGPTQYGLFATAFGLSQFIQTFGHLGVGVYLIRQEGEQSHRDYHQAFTLLLGLGVAFGSIAFLSVPLLQSWLNIDGFAPLFELLVLFSFLTVIDQAPLAKLERDLEFKRIAWVELLGQLLMFIVSLSLAVKGFGAWAPTIGWCAQQFQTCILLWAVSRLRPKLCWDRDRVKEMLSYGFGVSASGWVWYLKTLINPLIVGRFAGETAVGQIALALRMLDVLSFAKSATYRISIAALAQIQTDGQRLKQAISEGMELQLLALGPILVIASWIGPIVFPILFGAEWIPAMAIFPLLGVTYLTNAAFNLHCSTLYVLKRNWEVTAFHAAYVFLFGILAFFLVPRLGIFGYAWAEVFSIVAYSIAHLYIHRLIGSPNYQIAVIWWAAFILAMFSYQLGWWVVGVLGFVLLLPETRSRLTLYFKHFRAIKTG; encoded by the coding sequence ATGAGTTTGCGATCGAAAGTGATGCGCGGGAGTGCCTATCTCGTGTTTCGAGAAGGGCTAGGAATGTTAATCAGCATCGGGAATGTTCTTCTGGTGACTCGTAGCATTGGTCCAACTCAGTATGGATTGTTTGCGACCGCGTTTGGATTAAGCCAATTTATTCAAACTTTTGGGCATTTGGGTGTCGGAGTTTACCTGATTCGCCAAGAAGGAGAACAATCACACAGAGACTATCACCAAGCGTTCACATTGTTACTAGGCTTGGGGGTAGCGTTTGGCTCGATCGCATTTCTCTCTGTTCCCCTGCTGCAATCCTGGTTAAACATTGACGGATTTGCGCCGCTGTTTGAATTGCTCGTTCTTTTCTCGTTTCTCACCGTCATCGATCAAGCTCCACTGGCAAAGTTAGAGCGCGATCTAGAGTTCAAGCGAATTGCTTGGGTGGAACTATTGGGACAGTTACTGATGTTCATCGTTTCGCTCAGTCTAGCGGTGAAAGGGTTTGGTGCTTGGGCACCGACGATCGGCTGGTGTGCTCAACAATTTCAGACCTGTATTTTGCTGTGGGCAGTATCGCGATTGCGTCCTAAGCTGTGTTGGGATCGCGATCGCGTTAAAGAAATGTTGTCTTACGGGTTTGGTGTCTCTGCTTCGGGCTGGGTTTGGTATCTCAAAACGTTGATCAATCCGTTGATTGTGGGACGGTTTGCAGGTGAAACCGCAGTCGGGCAGATTGCTCTGGCGCTTCGGATGTTAGATGTTTTAAGCTTTGCAAAATCAGCGACTTATCGAATCTCGATCGCGGCTCTTGCTCAAATTCAAACCGATGGACAGCGATTGAAACAAGCCATTTCCGAAGGGATGGAACTTCAGCTTTTAGCATTAGGACCGATTCTCGTGATTGCAAGCTGGATTGGTCCGATCGTGTTCCCGATTTTGTTTGGAGCAGAATGGATACCTGCAATGGCAATATTTCCGCTGCTGGGTGTTACCTATCTCACAAATGCAGCTTTTAATTTACATTGTTCTACGCTGTATGTTCTCAAGCGAAACTGGGAAGTCACCGCGTTTCATGCCGCTTACGTGTTCTTATTTGGAATTCTGGCATTTTTCTTAGTGCCTCGGCTTGGAATCTTTGGGTATGCTTGGGCGGAAGTTTTCTCGATCGTGGCTTACTCGATTGCTCACTTGTACATTCATCGATTGATTGGAAGTCCGAACTATCAGATTGCTGTGATCTGGTGGGCTGCGTTTATTCTGGCAATGTTTAGCTATCAGTTAGGCTGGTGGGTGGTGGGCGTGTTGGGGTTTGTTCTATTGCTTCCAGAAACCCGTAGTCGTCTCACACTGTATTTCAAGCATTTCCGCGCTATCAAAACGGGGTGA
- a CDS encoding glycosyltransferase family A protein: protein MNPLVSIIINNYNYADYLGAAIESALSQSYSNIEVIVVDDGSTDSSRAIIAHYGDRILPILKSNGGQASAFNAGFAASRGEFICFLDSDDVLIRDRVSIELQALINSPDAGWSYHQLSFIDKAGLPLAQSPEPLPEAIYRFDFRQEMQQGTLNHIPLPLPGTDGYLYRRSHLQQILPMPEGEGVSLNDSYLQYASFALSKGIALTAQLHQQRIHGNNSFTLRRDRAKVKLRAKIHLLSAYWLRANFPEIHRYTDKLFSVGLGLSWKTGGIAPNYQELPEKYCTSLPLLDRIKIYTRAIYYFLKP, encoded by the coding sequence ATGAATCCACTCGTTAGCATTATTATCAATAACTATAACTATGCGGACTATCTCGGAGCCGCGATCGAGAGCGCTCTTTCTCAGTCTTATTCCAATATTGAAGTGATCGTCGTCGATGATGGTTCTACAGATTCTTCACGGGCGATCATTGCTCATTACGGCGATCGCATTCTTCCGATTCTCAAATCAAATGGGGGTCAAGCTTCCGCGTTCAATGCGGGATTTGCAGCGAGTCGAGGAGAGTTTATCTGTTTTCTCGATTCCGATGATGTGTTGATTCGCGATCGCGTTTCGATCGAGCTTCAAGCGCTAATTAATTCCCCTGATGCTGGATGGTCTTATCACCAATTGAGCTTTATCGATAAAGCGGGATTACCTTTAGCACAATCTCCAGAACCGTTGCCTGAAGCAATCTACAGGTTCGATTTTCGTCAAGAAATGCAGCAAGGAACACTCAATCACATTCCGCTGCCGCTTCCTGGAACTGATGGTTATTTATATCGTCGATCGCATTTACAGCAAATTCTTCCAATGCCTGAAGGTGAAGGCGTTTCGCTGAATGATTCGTACCTCCAATATGCCAGTTTTGCCCTTTCAAAAGGAATCGCGCTAACCGCTCAACTGCATCAACAGCGGATTCATGGAAACAATTCGTTTACCCTAAGACGCGATCGCGCCAAAGTAAAGCTTAGAGCTAAAATCCATCTCCTCAGCGCCTACTGGCTCAGAGCAAACTTTCCAGAAATTCATCGTTACACCGATAAACTATTTTCAGTCGGTCTTGGACTGTCCTGGAAAACAGGCGGCATTGCTCCGAACTATCAAGAGCTACCCGAAAAATACTGCACAAGTTTGCCCCTGCTCGATCGCATCAAAATTTACACCAGAGCTATTTACTACTTCTTAAAACCATGA
- a CDS encoding O-antigen ligase — translation MSRLDRFEWGYAILVLIYFSGCLTNIMNGSILLPQESTPEINVIASPVVSAFQNLLFLILFGLIALRFKQFLPVLMTRKMVWVIVGIAVSSVMWSEVPDQTFRRGNLLLFSTLLALYFAMRFSLRQQLHMLAQSSGILAVSNFLFTVAFPSQGINRVNHAGAWMGITLHKNGLAGLMVLSAIVFFSIVTDKRERTPAAIGGLALSVLLVILSTSRTGLSVMILLMALIYVFKLLQWRSTFALPAFLSAFLTIGATIVLLVDNYEKILTSMGRDATLTGRTTIWEVALERWAERPWFGYGYQSFWIPDQGNSLEVLYRMSWQPAHGHNGFLDLLVELGAVGFLAFAISLFVAFKRAIAWYKLNPNAVGAIPLASFCYIIMYNLTESSLLFTPNGINWFLYVLMSTAVLVQPFPVSKSTESHIASSLPSV, via the coding sequence ATGAGCCGACTCGATCGATTTGAATGGGGCTACGCGATTCTCGTTTTAATTTATTTCTCAGGCTGTCTCACCAACATCATGAACGGCTCGATTCTCTTGCCGCAAGAATCGACACCAGAGATTAACGTGATCGCGAGTCCAGTCGTCTCAGCCTTTCAGAATCTTCTGTTCCTGATTTTATTTGGCTTAATTGCGCTGCGGTTCAAACAATTTCTACCCGTTCTGATGACCCGAAAAATGGTTTGGGTGATTGTTGGAATTGCAGTGAGTTCCGTGATGTGGTCAGAAGTTCCAGACCAAACGTTTCGGCGCGGTAATCTTTTACTGTTTAGTACGCTACTCGCATTGTATTTCGCGATGCGATTTTCTTTACGGCAACAGCTTCACATGCTCGCACAAAGCTCTGGAATTCTAGCAGTATCAAACTTTCTATTTACTGTCGCGTTCCCCAGTCAAGGAATCAATCGCGTGAATCATGCGGGCGCATGGATGGGAATTACGCTGCACAAAAATGGTTTAGCGGGGTTGATGGTGCTCAGTGCGATCGTCTTTTTCTCGATCGTCACCGACAAACGCGAACGCACTCCAGCCGCGATCGGCGGTCTTGCTCTTTCTGTGTTGTTAGTCATTCTTTCTACCTCCCGCACCGGACTTTCAGTCATGATTTTGCTGATGGCGCTGATTTATGTGTTCAAACTGCTGCAATGGCGATCGACGTTTGCGCTCCCCGCATTCCTTTCTGCCTTTTTGACGATCGGAGCTACGATCGTGCTGCTCGTCGATAACTATGAGAAAATCCTGACTTCGATGGGCAGAGATGCCACGCTGACAGGACGCACAACGATTTGGGAAGTGGCGCTTGAACGCTGGGCGGAGCGTCCGTGGTTTGGCTATGGCTATCAGTCGTTTTGGATACCCGATCAAGGGAACTCTCTGGAAGTGCTTTACCGAATGAGTTGGCAACCTGCTCACGGACACAATGGGTTTCTCGACCTCTTAGTTGAGCTTGGAGCCGTTGGATTTTTAGCGTTTGCGATTAGTTTATTCGTAGCATTCAAACGTGCGATCGCTTGGTACAAACTGAATCCGAATGCCGTTGGAGCAATTCCCTTAGCTTCCTTTTGCTACATCATCATGTACAACCTAACGGAAAGTTCATTGCTGTTTACCCCGAATGGGATTAACTGGTTTCTCTATGTGTTAATGAGTACAGCAGTCTTAGTTCAACCCTTTCCAGTTTCCAAGTCCACAGAGTCGCATATTGCTTCATCCTTACCCAGCGTGTGA
- the cpdA gene encoding 3',5'-cyclic-AMP phosphodiesterase: MNSSPLRIAQMTDLHLFAKSGQCLLGMPTLRSLNALIEQFQQLRPKPDLLLLTGDLSQDGTIESYDRLQRLLSPLQIPIYWLPGNHDCIEVMERSLTQFLPDKTFEQNGWRFLLLNSQDPGCVHGRLSAESLNWLDRQLSKHPNFPTLISLHHPPFAVNSTWLDTSILQNTAEFLEIVDRYPQVKLIVFGHIHQEFQRQRNTVTFLGTPSTCIQFARESDDFALGQEPPGFRLIELYPDGTWTSQVKRVQFSHVLDLAATGY; encoded by the coding sequence ATGAATTCGTCACCCCTCCGAATTGCTCAAATGACTGATTTGCACTTGTTCGCCAAATCAGGTCAGTGTTTGTTAGGAATGCCGACCTTACGATCGCTCAATGCACTCATCGAGCAATTTCAACAACTCCGCCCAAAACCTGATCTATTACTGCTCACAGGCGATTTGTCACAAGATGGCACGATCGAGTCTTATGATCGCTTACAGAGATTACTTAGTCCTCTCCAGATTCCGATCTATTGGCTCCCTGGAAATCACGATTGCATCGAAGTAATGGAGCGATCGTTAACGCAGTTCTTACCCGACAAAACCTTCGAGCAAAATGGCTGGCGGTTTTTGTTGCTCAATTCTCAAGATCCAGGCTGTGTGCATGGGCGACTCTCTGCGGAGAGTTTGAACTGGCTCGATCGACAACTCTCGAAGCATCCAAATTTCCCAACCCTGATTTCTCTACATCATCCACCGTTTGCCGTGAATTCAACCTGGCTCGATACCAGTATCTTGCAGAACACAGCGGAATTTTTGGAGATTGTCGATCGCTATCCTCAAGTCAAGCTGATTGTTTTCGGACACATTCACCAAGAGTTTCAGCGTCAACGCAACACGGTCACTTTCCTAGGAACGCCTTCGACTTGTATTCAATTTGCACGAGAAAGTGACGACTTTGCTTTAGGGCAAGAGCCGCCCGGATTCCGACTGATTGAGCTTTATCCGGACGGAACCTGGACTTCACAAGTAAAGCGAGTGCAATTCAGCCATGTCCTCGATTTAGCGGCAACGGGCTACTAA
- a CDS encoding META domain-containing protein, translating into MKKALILLALSSLGVMSLISPSVAAPSRSVPRYNCLTREVWSPAKQAWCNRYRMNLTNTEWLLEDLSGTGVLDRAQTTLRFDSTNRLTGRGGCNQYFAEFQQQGNAFKVGAIGATKKACSPALMNQETRFFEALQQAQRVRLDGSFLLIDVEGSDQPLRFSRITEKS; encoded by the coding sequence ATGAAGAAGGCACTGATTTTATTAGCGCTCTCTAGCCTCGGTGTGATGAGTCTTATTTCTCCCAGTGTGGCAGCACCGAGTCGAAGCGTTCCGCGATATAACTGTCTCACCCGTGAAGTCTGGAGTCCTGCAAAACAAGCTTGGTGTAATCGGTATCGAATGAATCTAACGAATACAGAATGGTTATTAGAAGATCTTAGCGGCACTGGAGTGCTCGATCGTGCTCAAACGACGCTGCGATTTGATAGTACGAATCGGCTTACTGGGCGAGGCGGCTGTAATCAGTATTTTGCAGAATTTCAACAGCAGGGAAATGCCTTTAAAGTTGGCGCGATCGGGGCAACGAAAAAAGCCTGTTCGCCCGCGTTAATGAACCAAGAAACAAGATTTTTTGAGGCATTACAGCAGGCGCAACGAGTTCGATTAGACGGATCGTTCTTGCTGATTGATGTGGAAGGATCGGATCAACCGCTGAGGTTTTCGCGAATCACTGAGAAATCTTAG
- a CDS encoding N-acetylmuramoyl-L-alanine amidase, producing the protein MIFESSHCPDDSYVQNKFCQNTVAQANVDRVITPERVTPASPDSTRPKLPAQTTQALRQVFLFTPSRASNPEIQAALVKLQNQVAAELRSKGLMVQTVPNGLDSTSAIAWINRRASSGSLALSIQTDAFLNPDARGTAAFFRAGNPKLQQQAESLIKQILGDVPTLVNRGARPDTETAFGNLPFVRQLKIPAIALSIGFSTSPQDRTILLNRTQAIAQGIAKGIVPKPIEQRTTQIRIRVNGQLSENQGLLLGRNAYLPIALLNGLTIDFKRPRAAQLITYRNMTYIRAIDLRGAGAVVGWNSPERTLVVETVLPNSNRIGRVMGRGYLSKATLQAFLQQNNPQALRAFPEIIDLYLEEASIEGVNADIAFTQALLETNFFRFGTTAQPDQNNFAALKEVGVSETATFPNARTGVRAHIQMLKTYASIEPLAQEAVTPRFRFIARGVAPQIEQLAAYYSADPRYAKKIIGALKQLYQYQFDRLS; encoded by the coding sequence ATGATTTTCGAGTCGAGTCACTGCCCGGATGATAGTTATGTCCAAAACAAATTCTGTCAGAACACGGTGGCTCAGGCGAATGTCGATCGAGTCATCACTCCAGAGCGTGTGACCCCCGCATCGCCCGATTCAACTCGCCCGAAACTACCTGCACAAACGACTCAAGCACTCAGACAAGTTTTTCTATTTACGCCCTCTAGAGCGAGTAACCCAGAGATTCAAGCTGCGTTAGTCAAACTTCAAAATCAAGTAGCGGCAGAACTGCGATCGAAAGGACTCATGGTTCAGACAGTTCCAAACGGGTTGGATTCAACAAGCGCGATCGCGTGGATTAATCGTCGCGCAAGTTCTGGCAGTCTAGCATTGTCGATTCAAACGGATGCGTTTCTCAATCCCGATGCGAGAGGAACCGCAGCATTTTTTCGTGCAGGTAATCCGAAACTTCAACAGCAAGCCGAAAGTTTGATCAAACAAATTTTAGGGGATGTGCCTACGTTGGTGAATCGAGGAGCGCGACCGGATACAGAAACGGCGTTTGGAAATTTGCCATTTGTAAGACAGTTGAAAATTCCAGCGATCGCGCTTTCGATCGGATTTTCGACCAGTCCGCAGGATCGAACCATTCTTTTGAATCGAACTCAAGCGATCGCTCAAGGCATTGCAAAAGGCATTGTGCCGAAACCCATCGAACAGCGGACGACCCAAATTCGGATTCGAGTGAATGGACAGCTTTCTGAGAATCAAGGACTGCTTTTAGGAAGAAATGCGTATTTACCGATCGCGTTACTCAATGGACTAACGATCGATTTTAAGCGTCCCAGAGCGGCGCAACTGATTACCTATCGCAACATGACGTATATTCGAGCGATCGATTTACGGGGTGCGGGTGCGGTTGTCGGTTGGAATTCGCCGGAGCGAACTTTGGTCGTCGAAACGGTTCTTCCAAACTCGAACCGCATCGGGCGGGTGATGGGGCGGGGTTATCTTTCAAAAGCAACGCTGCAAGCTTTTTTACAGCAAAATAATCCACAAGCACTCAGAGCATTTCCTGAGATCATCGATTTGTATTTGGAAGAAGCTTCGATCGAAGGAGTCAATGCGGATATTGCCTTTACTCAAGCATTGTTAGAAACTAATTTTTTCCGCTTTGGCACAACTGCACAGCCCGATCAAAATAATTTTGCTGCTTTGAAAGAGGTCGGAGTTTCAGAAACTGCGACTTTTCCGAATGCGAGAACGGGAGTACGCGCCCATATTCAGATGCTGAAAACTTATGCCAGTATCGAACCTTTGGCACAAGAAGCGGTTACTCCACGGTTTCGTTTTATTGCGCGGGGGGTTGCGCCTCAGATCGAGCAGTTAGCAGCGTATTACTCTGCTGATCCGCGCTATGCGAAGAAAATTATTGGAGCATTGAAGCAGCTTTATCAGTATCAGTTCGATCGATTGAGTTGA
- a CDS encoding Fur family transcriptional regulator → MNTETTPDLKPIRSLDDAIERCQTLGMRLSRQRKFILELLWQDQEHMSAREIYDRLNRQGKDIGHTSVYQNLEALSEQGIIECIERSDGRLYGNISDAHSHVNCLDTQQILDIHIELPEEIIQQVEAQTGVRITEYHIDFYGYKAK, encoded by the coding sequence ATGAACACCGAAACCACCCCAGACCTAAAGCCGATTCGTTCTTTAGACGACGCGATCGAACGCTGCCAAACTCTCGGAATGCGCCTGAGCCGTCAGCGGAAATTTATCTTAGAACTCTTGTGGCAAGATCAAGAACACATGTCAGCACGAGAAATCTACGATCGCCTGAATCGTCAAGGAAAAGATATCGGACATACCTCGGTGTATCAGAATTTGGAAGCGCTTTCTGAGCAGGGGATCATCGAATGTATTGAGCGATCGGATGGGCGGCTTTATGGCAATATCAGTGATGCTCACAGCCATGTCAACTGCCTCGATACTCAGCAGATTTTGGACATTCACATCGAACTGCCAGAGGAAATCATTCAGCAGGTAGAAGCGCAAACAGGCGTAAGAATCACAGAATATCACATTGATTTTTATGGCTACAAAGCAAAGTAG
- a CDS encoding aromatic ring-hydroxylating dioxygenase subunit alpha, translating to MEKPLFLRNLWYYALPGGQLKPGQTIAKILLNEPILFGRTRSGEVFALRDICPHRAVPLSCGRFDGAEVECAYHGWRFDQAGQCTAIPALTEDQTLDFSRFRVRSYPVRELQGNVWIFMGKDERFLPEEEPPSVPGFDRRTYQAVVVMNFPAYLDHAVTGLMDPAHVPFVHRSWWWRADPTLAEEIKTFDPSPFGFTMRRHKLERSTFLYDLVGGDPEVEISFQLPGVRFEQVITKQHRVCNLTTMTPLSDTETEVTTVFYSTIPWFNLLKPFLIPATKTFLNQDREMVIKQQIGLKYNPGLMLIKDADTQARWYYQLKAEFVRSQTEQRSFINPVKEQTLRWRS from the coding sequence ATGGAAAAACCGCTTTTTCTTCGCAATCTTTGGTATTACGCGCTTCCGGGGGGGCAACTCAAACCCGGACAAACGATCGCTAAAATTCTCTTAAATGAGCCGATTTTATTTGGACGAACGCGATCGGGTGAAGTTTTCGCGCTTCGAGATATTTGCCCGCATCGTGCAGTGCCGCTAAGCTGTGGACGATTTGACGGGGCTGAAGTGGAATGTGCTTATCACGGTTGGCGATTCGATCAAGCGGGGCAATGTACAGCGATCCCCGCACTGACGGAAGATCAGACGCTCGATTTTTCTCGGTTTCGAGTGCGATCGTATCCGGTGCGCGAACTTCAAGGAAACGTTTGGATCTTTATGGGCAAGGATGAACGATTTCTACCCGAAGAGGAGCCTCCAAGCGTTCCGGGGTTCGATCGTCGAACTTATCAAGCCGTGGTGGTGATGAATTTTCCGGCTTACCTCGATCACGCGGTGACAGGACTGATGGACCCGGCGCACGTGCCCTTTGTGCACCGATCATGGTGGTGGCGGGCTGATCCCACGCTGGCAGAAGAAATCAAAACGTTTGATCCGTCGCCATTCGGGTTTACGATGCGGCGACACAAATTAGAGCGATCGACCTTTTTATATGATTTAGTCGGCGGCGATCCAGAGGTTGAAATTTCCTTTCAGCTTCCCGGTGTGCGCTTTGAGCAAGTGATCACAAAACAGCATCGGGTGTGTAACTTAACCACAATGACCCCGCTTTCTGACACTGAAACTGAAGTGACAACAGTGTTTTACTCGACGATTCCTTGGTTTAATCTATTGAAACCCTTCTTAATTCCTGCAACCAAAACCTTTTTGAATCAGGATCGAGAAATGGTGATTAAACAGCAAATTGGGCTGAAATATAATCCGGGGTTGATGTTGATTAAAGATGCGGATACTCAGGCGCGATGGTATTACCAACTGAAGGCGGAATTTGTACGATCGCAAACCGAACAGCGATCGTTCATCAATCCGGTGAAAGAACAAACGCTGCGGTGGCGAAGTTGA